CGAGGCGGATGTCGACCGGCAGGACCCAGAGCTGGTTCATCAGCGACAGCAGGCGGCTCTCGGCCGTCACCGGCAGGGAGACGATCAGCATGTCGATATGAGCGATGCGCGCGAAGGCGATCAGCTCGCCGATGTTGCCGAGCTTGGGATAGCCGGCGACGACGGGGGGCGAGCGGTCGTCGTTGCGGTCGTCGAAGATGCCGCAGATGCGGATGTCGCTGTCGGCCTGCTCGGCGATGGAATGGATCAGCCGTTCGGCCGCCGCGCCGCCGCCGACGATGACCGCGCGCCGCTCCAGCCGGCCCTCGCGCGCCCAGCGCCGCACCAGCTGCGCCATGACGAGCCGTGTCCCGAGGACGAGGGCCGTGCCGGCCAGGAACCATGCGCCGACCCAGAAGCGCGAGAAATCGCCGGCGATCTTGAGGAAGAAGCCGAGGAAGGCGATGAGCGCCAGCGTGCCGCTCCAGATCAGCACGAAGCGCGCCGCGCTCAGGAAGGGCTGGCGCAGGGTGCGCAACCGGTAATTGCCGGCGAAGTCCGAGGCGATGACGGCGAGCGTCGAGGCGAGCAGGATCGCGACCGGATAATGCACGACGAGATGCGTGGAAAGGCCGACATAGGCGACGAAAAGCGCCAGGCCCGAGGCGACGAGCAGGCCGAACTCGACGAGGCGCAGGCCGCCGCTGACGATGGACGGCGACAGCGCGGTGCGTCGGTAGTGCGCGGCGGCGCGCTGCGCGGCGTTGTTCAGTTCGCCCGCCGCCGGCGCTGCCGCAGCACTGGTCCCAGCACTGGTCATCGTGTCGTATGCGCTGTTCGTCGATCGGTTCAAGACTGCCGGATCTGCCATGAAGGGGGTTCCGTGGACAGTCCCGTGTCTACCATCCGGCGGCTAAGGAAACATTGAAGATCTGCAATCAATGCGTGTAGAGTTAACAATGGCTTAATGCGAAAACCGGCCGCTGGAGGGGCGGCCGGTTCGGGCCTTCGTGGCGAGGTATGGGCCCGGCTTTCGCCGGGAGAGGGGGAGCGGCGGGCCGGCTCGCGCCGGGCGTCAGAACTCCTCCCAGTCCGCGGCTTCCGGCGCGG
The window above is part of the Aquamicrobium sp. genome. Proteins encoded here:
- a CDS encoding undecaprenyl-phosphate glucose phosphotransferase: MTSAGTSAAAAPAAGELNNAAQRAAAHYRRTALSPSIVSGGLRLVEFGLLVASGLALFVAYVGLSTHLVVHYPVAILLASTLAVIASDFAGNYRLRTLRQPFLSAARFVLIWSGTLALIAFLGFFLKIAGDFSRFWVGAWFLAGTALVLGTRLVMAQLVRRWAREGRLERRAVIVGGGAAAERLIHSIAEQADSDIRICGIFDDRNDDRSPPVVAGYPKLGNIGELIAFARIAHIDMLIVSLPVTAESRLLSLMNQLWVLPVDIRLAADNSSLRYRPRTYSYIGSLPMLDMADKPIADWDYVAKRCFDIVFSLIGILLFLPVMIATAVAIKLDSRGPVLFRQKRLGFNNEVIEVFKFRSMYSDQCDPTARNAVVRDDPRVTRVGRFIRKASIDELPQFFNVLRGELSLVGPRPHAVSGQTRHRLYHDVVDGYFARHRVKPGVTGWAQINGWRGEIDSDEKIRMRTEFDLYYIENWSLWFDLKILLLTPFRLLDTKNAY